In a single window of the Melissococcus plutonius ATCC 35311 genome:
- a CDS encoding bacterial Ig-like domain-containing protein: MALDYVPNGGSKGTLSYKLFDESLNLVNSESIIFRYDNVKKGGPNEDHSFFPTNKVYWGFTASTGAQYEVNALSFNEIPQKAAIKTKDTTIYRVHNWDPKENFVSATDEEKNPVSFDDPRISYEHNIDTNKPGVYKVTYTYKGKTDKVDKDATVTVVDDLSFKYVPPTIDFNDTDIHSGIQLINRKDKDWEITINNTVKKKWKLLAQASSTKDNQQTEYPNALTFKQNENDSTGISLAAQQQIASGDGNETQPTISWTENKGVLFCFDPGLMKANTYTSTITWTLEEVPG; this comes from the coding sequence ATGGCACTTGATTATGTACCTAATGGTGGATCTAAAGGAACACTAAGCTATAAATTATTTGATGAATCACTCAATTTAGTTAATTCTGAAAGTATTATTTTTAGATATGATAATGTAAAAAAAGGGGGTCCAAATGAAGATCATAGTTTTTTCCCGACAAATAAGGTCTATTGGGGATTTACGGCATCAACGGGAGCACAATATGAAGTGAATGCATTATCTTTTAATGAAATACCACAAAAAGCAGCCATTAAAACAAAGGATACTACTATTTATAGAGTACACAACTGGGATCCAAAAGAAAATTTTGTGTCAGCCACTGATGAAGAAAAAAACCCTGTTTCATTTGATGATCCACGTATATCATATGAACATAACATCGATACAAATAAGCCGGGAGTATATAAAGTCACTTATACCTACAAAGGAAAAACTGACAAGGTCGATAAAGATGCTACAGTTACAGTAGTAGATGATTTAAGTTTTAAATATGTTCCTCCTACAATCGACTTTAATGACACAGATATTCATTCTGGCATTCAGTTAATCAATAGAAAAGATAAAGACTGGGAGATTACCATCAATAATACGGTTAAGAAAAAGTGGAAACTATTGGCACAAGCATCCTCTACAAAAGATAACCAACAAACAGAATATCCAAATGCTTTAACGTTTAAGCAAAATGAAAATGATTCAACTGGAATAAGTTTAGCAGCTCAACAACAAATTGCTTCAGGCGATGGAAATGAAACACAACCAACAATATCGTGGACAGAAAACAAGGGAGTATTATTTTGCTTTGATCCAGGATTAATGAAAGCAAATACGTATACTTCAACGATTACATGGACATTGGAAGAAGTGCCAGGTTAA
- a CDS encoding ATP-binding cassette domain-containing protein translates to MIELKNVNKCFDDNVIFNQLSYQFLNGKTYALIGASGSGKTTLLNIIGKLETATKGEVIVEGTPLKKIKEKDYFKNYIGYLFQNYGLIENKSIKENLDLAFIGQKLIKTSKIEKMKEALRQVNLTLDLSRKIFTLSGGESQRVAIAKIILKDSPIILADEPTASLDETNSQEIMELILKLQTKEKIIIISTHNPNVYQMLDEIINVEEYKGE, encoded by the coding sequence ATGATTGAACTAAAAAATGTAAATAAATGTTTCGATGATAATGTCATTTTTAATCAGCTTAGTTATCAATTTTTAAATGGAAAAACCTATGCTCTGATCGGTGCTTCTGGTTCTGGAAAAACGACTTTACTAAATATAATCGGCAAACTAGAAACAGCAACCAAAGGAGAAGTCATTGTTGAAGGAACTCCATTAAAAAAAATAAAAGAAAAAGATTATTTTAAAAATTATATTGGTTATTTGTTTCAAAATTATGGCTTGATTGAAAATAAATCGATAAAAGAAAACTTAGATTTAGCATTTATTGGTCAAAAATTAATCAAAACCAGTAAAATAGAAAAAATGAAAGAAGCGCTGCGACAAGTAAATCTAACTTTAGATTTGAGTAGAAAAATTTTCACCTTATCTGGTGGAGAATCTCAGCGAGTTGCTATTGCTAAGATTATCTTAAAAGATTCACCCATTATTTTAGCGGATGAGCCCACTGCCTCTTTAGATGAAACGAACAGTCAGGAAATCATGGAATTAATTCTAAAACTTCAAACTAAAGAAAAAATCATTATTATCTCTACGCATAATCCAAATGTTTATCAAATGTTAGACGAAATTATCAATGTAGAAGAATACAAAGGAGAGTAA
- a CDS encoding WxL domain-containing protein, protein MNKKISLLIVGIILLNINLAISKQVFADDTHPLSKTDTNAHVQFIPRNGPTKPVDPEDPSKPVDPANPTDPADPDNPGTGNNGPLSLDFISNIHFGEQAISGKEQTYNAINKNPYIQVTDNRGTGAGWALTAQISEFTGKNAKTNQTEILKGTVLSIKNAVLRTESTNTSKEPTSKNIVFNNNDAQLVINAAENTGQGTWINVYEKPEDITLTVPGSVAKSNVAYKAKVNWVLSDTPK, encoded by the coding sequence ATGAATAAAAAAATCTCTTTATTGATCGTTGGAATTATCTTGCTAAATATAAATTTAGCAATTAGTAAACAGGTCTTTGCGGATGACACTCATCCATTGAGCAAAACAGATACTAATGCACATGTTCAATTTATTCCTAGAAATGGTCCAACTAAGCCGGTTGATCCAGAAGATCCCTCTAAGCCAGTGGATCCGGCTAATCCAACGGATCCAGCAGATCCAGATAATCCTGGAACAGGAAACAATGGTCCCTTGTCGTTAGACTTTATTTCAAATATTCATTTTGGTGAACAAGCTATTTCAGGCAAGGAACAAACCTATAATGCAATCAATAAAAACCCTTATATTCAGGTAACTGATAATCGTGGTACAGGAGCTGGATGGGCCCTAACTGCTCAAATCAGTGAATTTACAGGTAAAAACGCTAAAACAAATCAAACAGAAATATTAAAAGGTACTGTCCTTTCTATTAAAAATGCTGTTCTACGAACAGAATCAACGAATACTTCAAAGGAACCAACAAGTAAAAATATTGTATTCAATAATAACGATGCACAATTGGTCATTAATGCAGCAGAGAATACCGGACAAGGAACGTGGATAAATGTCTATGAAAAACCAGAAGACATTACTTTAACCGTACCTGGTAGTGTCGCTAAATCAAATGTAGCGTATAAGGCAAAAGTGAATTGGGTACTATCTGATACACCAAAATAA
- a CDS encoding lectin-like domain-containing protein: MYLTHPPEQGLNLEDIFGNPITGNNVGIKYNDEKNVLQMSNAKTQYGAIWGKNQIDLNYPFRTSFWVYLGNQQGVAADGMTFMMQTIGSNHLGFNGGDLGALKPDITSPSNGSGYLILEFDTYYNGNGRDSKNPDQKIILPSWDLEMILTLIINHFMKTYQMGNGEKWHLIMYLMVDLKEH, from the coding sequence ATGTACCTGACCCACCCACCTGAGCAGGGGTTGAATTTAGAAGATATATTTGGCAATCCAATTACTGGTAATAATGTAGGTATTAAATATAATGATGAAAAGAACGTTTTACAAATGAGTAATGCGAAAACTCAATATGGTGCCATTTGGGGGAAAAATCAGATAGATTTAAATTATCCATTTAGGACTAGTTTCTGGGTATATTTAGGTAATCAGCAAGGTGTAGCTGCAGATGGAATGACATTTATGATGCAAACTATTGGAAGCAATCATTTAGGATTTAATGGAGGAGATTTAGGTGCCTTAAAACCTGATATAACTAGTCCAAGTAATGGTTCAGGTTATCTCATCTTGGAATTTGATACTTATTACAATGGTAATGGACGTGATTCTAAAAATCCAGATCAAAAAATCATATTGCCTTCATGGGACCTGGAGATGATACTCACTTTAATTATAAATCATTTTATGAAAACCTATCAAATGGGAAATGGCGAAAAATGGCACTTGATTATGTACCTAATGGTGGATCTAAAGGAACACTAA
- a CDS encoding FtsX-like permease family protein: MISLKLAFLGLKGKLKDYLILFSGLIISIGVFYMFQSLAHNASLNKSTQLGSVFTLIFHLGTILLIIITLVYFIYANTFLLNLKRKLYAVYMMLGANKSKISLLIFTETISIGILTIPVGLLIGMGLTVLVNQLLIKTLAIHKSFILYADFSSVLSTCLFFSLCFLFMAIMNVIALSKNSLISLLKKQEKPEYKPFNYWLILTQSIAGLFFLSIAYYLMIHFMQFKFMALIGILIIILLGTYFTIHSLTILLLGILQKNNYFYFNRLNSVFIAQLTYRISNYTQVLSIVSLLFALALGALTVGVGFKNEAYEIADGTYYYDMVINNAKSLSSEKLSILSIQNQTNYSIKEDAKSIYFLKEDFKSHPFIVNQVAFDGKINQQKFSATTLEKNPYAMMSLRSLLTNKQQAKEILFLPRQSLNKIKAPSKTVTLIKTTNLKKNLPKIKQLIQYMQPKKSNSSKDNLSAETNQKYSKYQEIRAIMVGFEYMGFFLSFSFLVMLISCLLFKVLSGVTVDKSRYLILSKLGASKKEIKHVVFKELLATFLLPAILGVIDVLFGLQLFRSLLLNPYQTIIFPILIFLMVYIFYFLITYTMYIKSLFSHFKY; encoded by the coding sequence TTGATATCTTTAAAACTAGCTTTTTTAGGCTTAAAAGGTAAATTGAAAGATTATCTTATTCTTTTTTCTGGTTTAATTATTTCAATAGGTGTCTTTTATATGTTCCAATCTTTAGCCCATAATGCATCTTTAAATAAAAGTACACAACTCGGTTCTGTTTTTACCTTAATTTTTCACCTAGGAACAATTCTATTGATCATTATTACGCTTGTTTATTTTATTTATGCCAATACATTTTTATTAAACTTGAAACGTAAATTATATGCCGTATATATGATGTTGGGTGCAAATAAAAGCAAGATAAGTTTGCTCATTTTTACCGAAACAATAAGCATTGGTATCCTTACCATCCCAGTTGGACTTTTAATAGGTATGGGTCTAACTGTTCTTGTCAATCAATTACTCATTAAAACATTAGCTATCCACAAAAGCTTTATCTTATATGCTGATTTTTCTTCTGTTCTTTCAACTTGTTTATTTTTTAGTTTGTGTTTTTTATTTATGGCTATCATGAATGTGATCGCCTTATCAAAAAATAGCTTGATTTCCTTACTTAAAAAACAAGAAAAGCCTGAATATAAACCATTTAATTACTGGCTTATCCTAACTCAATCTATTGCTGGATTATTCTTTCTAAGTATCGCTTATTATCTTATGATACACTTTATGCAATTTAAATTTATGGCTCTCATTGGTATATTAATAATCATTCTACTGGGAACCTATTTTACGATTCATTCACTGACCATTTTGTTACTAGGAATTTTACAAAAAAATAATTATTTTTATTTTAATCGATTGAATTCTGTTTTTATTGCACAATTAACCTACCGAATCAGTAACTACACTCAAGTTTTATCGATTGTTTCCTTACTTTTTGCCTTAGCACTTGGAGCATTAACAGTTGGTGTTGGTTTTAAAAATGAAGCTTACGAAATAGCAGATGGAACCTATTATTATGATATGGTCATCAACAATGCAAAATCATTGTCTTCTGAAAAATTATCGATACTTTCAATTCAAAATCAAACGAATTATTCAATAAAAGAAGACGCAAAAAGCATTTACTTTCTTAAAGAGGATTTTAAGAGCCACCCATTCATTGTAAATCAGGTAGCTTTTGATGGAAAAATAAACCAACAAAAATTTTCAGCAACTACTCTGGAAAAAAATCCCTATGCCATGATGTCTTTACGAAGTTTACTTACAAATAAACAACAAGCAAAGGAAATTCTCTTTTTACCTAGACAATCCCTTAATAAAATCAAAGCACCTTCCAAAACAGTTACTTTGATTAAAACAACGAACCTTAAAAAGAACCTACCAAAAATTAAACAACTTATTCAATATATGCAGCCAAAAAAATCAAATAGCTCCAAAGATAATTTATCTGCTGAAACCAATCAAAAGTATTCAAAGTATCAAGAAATTCGAGCTATAATGGTTGGCTTTGAATATATGGGCTTTTTCCTTAGTTTTTCTTTTTTGGTTATGCTTATTAGCTGCCTATTATTCAAAGTTTTATCTGGTGTCACAGTTGATAAAAGCAGGTACCTCATTTTAAGTAAATTAGGTGCATCGAAAAAGGAAATTAAACATGTTGTTTTCAAAGAACTACTAGCTACCTTTTTACTACCAGCTATTCTTGGCGTTATTGATGTTTTATTTGGATTGCAACTATTTAGATCTTTGCTCCTTAATCCCTATCAAACGATTATTTTTCCAATTTTAATATTTTTAATGGTCTATATTTTTTATTTTTTAATTACTTATACAATGTATATAAAATCATTGTTTAGTCATTTTAAATATTGA
- a CDS encoding DUF1430 domain-containing protein → MMIIQNNLDSITSSTNPDQTSNVLYVSNTFIKYSPIKLSKQLRNKINNLSPFENFILIPETQKNNYSFLKKKWINNIENEAKSSAKDNKVVNANIKTTAGLYENSANVFVYPVFSNGGQLTSNECFVHHPIIVVGTPYSNLAMYPDGWNVRITQPTKVTEFIKKNNLTSYMGSLTNGLFSINEKFNSVKNKKEILLISTIISIVSSILLLMLINTIYFYQGRKKFFIERLAGKSMLAIHKNYLIVVVAINVFITLICLFLRAYLLVTLTPIIYLLLILSIFSIQLKREKQLNILYLKGE, encoded by the coding sequence ATGATGATCATACAGAACAATTTAGATAGTATTACATCATCAACTAATCCAGATCAGACTTCAAATGTTTTATATGTTAGCAATACGTTTATCAAATATAGTCCTATTAAACTATCTAAACAATTAAGAAACAAGATTAATAATCTTTCCCCTTTTGAAAACTTCATATTAATACCAGAAACTCAGAAGAATAATTACTCTTTTTTAAAGAAAAAATGGATAAACAATATAGAAAACGAAGCAAAATCATCTGCTAAAGATAATAAAGTTGTCAATGCAAACATAAAAACAACAGCTGGATTGTATGAGAATAGCGCTAATGTCTTTGTTTATCCTGTATTTAGCAATGGTGGACAATTGACATCTAATGAATGTTTTGTGCATCATCCAATTATTGTTGTAGGAACGCCCTATTCTAACCTAGCCATGTATCCAGATGGTTGGAATGTTCGAATCACACAGCCGACAAAAGTCACCGAATTTATTAAAAAAAATAATTTAACTTCGTATATGGGATCATTAACAAATGGTTTATTCTCGATCAATGAAAAATTTAATTCAGTTAAAAATAAAAAAGAAATATTGCTTATTTCAACGATTATTAGTATTGTCAGTTCCATTTTATTATTGATGTTAATCAATACAATTTATTTTTATCAAGGGAGAAAAAAATTTTTTATTGAAAGGTTAGCAGGAAAATCAATGCTTGCTATACATAAAAATTATTTAATCGTAGTGGTTGCTATTAATGTCTTTATTACCCTAATTTGTCTATTTTTACGTGCCTATCTTTTAGTAACACTCACACCAATAATCTACCTATTATTGATTTTAAGTATATTCTCAATTCAATTAAAAAGAGAAAAGCAACTAAATATTTTATATCTAAAGGGTGAATGA
- the adhP gene encoding alcohol dehydrogenase AdhP yields the protein MKAAVVRQNPDGYADLVEKELRPIKENEALLDMEYCGVCHTDLHVAAGDYGNQAGTVLGHEGIGIVREIGSDVTSLKVGDRVSVAWFFEGCGHCEYCVSGNETFCHEAKNAGYSVDGGMAEQAIVTADYAVKVPDELDPVQASSLTCAGVTTYKAIKISGIKPGQWITIYGAGGLGNLAIQFAKNVFNANVIVIDINDDKLNLAKKIGADMIINSLNENAPAIIQEKVGGASAAIVCAVARSAFEAAMNSLKPMGKMVAVALPNDKMEISIPQTVFYGIKVSGSLVGTRQDLAEAFQFGAAGKVKPIVTTRRLEEINDIIDEMKAGNIEGRMVIDFTK from the coding sequence ATGAAAGCAGCAGTAGTACGTCAAAATCCAGATGGATATGCAGATTTAGTTGAAAAAGAACTTCGTCCGATTAAAGAAAATGAAGCACTTCTTGATATGGAGTATTGTGGTGTTTGTCATACGGATTTACACGTAGCAGCCGGTGATTATGGAAATCAGGCAGGAACAGTTTTAGGACATGAAGGAATTGGTATTGTTAGAGAAATTGGTAGCGATGTAACATCTCTGAAGGTAGGGGACCGGGTATCAGTTGCATGGTTCTTTGAAGGATGCGGACATTGTGAATATTGTGTAAGTGGTAATGAAACATTTTGTCATGAAGCAAAAAATGCTGGTTATAGTGTTGATGGTGGTATGGCGGAACAAGCCATTGTTACAGCGGATTATGCAGTCAAAGTACCAGATGAATTAGATCCTGTCCAAGCAAGTTCACTGACTTGTGCAGGTGTAACTACCTACAAGGCAATCAAAATTAGTGGCATTAAACCAGGGCAATGGATTACCATTTATGGAGCTGGGGGACTTGGAAATCTAGCCATTCAATTTGCAAAAAATGTTTTTAATGCAAATGTTATTGTTATTGATATCAATGATGACAAATTAAATTTAGCAAAAAAAATTGGTGCAGATATGATCATTAATTCACTTAATGAAAATGCTCCAGCAATCATTCAAGAAAAAGTAGGTGGAGCTTCGGCAGCTATTGTTTGTGCTGTGGCTCGTTCGGCGTTTGAAGCTGCAATGAACAGTTTGAAACCAATGGGTAAAATGGTCGCTGTTGCTTTACCAAATGATAAAATGGAAATCTCAATTCCTCAGACAGTATTTTATGGAATCAAGGTGAGTGGATCACTTGTAGGTACACGACAAGATTTAGCAGAAGCATTCCAATTTGGTGCAGCAGGGAAGGTCAAACCAATTGTAACAACTCGCAGACTTGAAGAGATCAATGATATTATTGATGAAATGAAAGCAGGTAATATTGAAGGTCGTATGGTTATTGATTTTACAAAATAA
- a CDS encoding winged helix-turn-helix domain-containing protein, with amino-acid sequence MNGYFRIRRFNLSQKILYYREFPIDLTKSEYEICEFLARNHGQVFTKDQIYEAIFGYDAKGDSQSISTHVKNIRSKFNHSEKIPLDTHWGIGYLWK; translated from the coding sequence ATCAATGGATATTTTAGAATCAGACGATTTAATCTTTCACAAAAAATCTTATATTATCGAGAATTCCCCATAGATTTAACAAAAAGTGAGTATGAAATTTGTGAATTTTTAGCACGAAATCATGGACAGGTATTTACAAAAGATCAAATTTATGAAGCTATTTTTGGTTATGATGCAAAAGGAGATAGTCAATCGATTTCAACTCATGTTAAAAATATTAGAAGTAAATTTAATCATTCAGAGAAGATTCCTTTAGACACACATTGGGGTATTGGTTACCTATGGAAATAA
- a CDS encoding WxL domain-containing protein: protein MKKQFAVSMVGLTLLGMSIGTKNVQAENTTATVANSKSTVTLKAPTEPSGPNPPIVDPTDPTDPTGQKGILTLDAVSSFDFGTIALDGKAVPTSSIVKKNDKDVPYKQGLQVTDKRGTGAGWKVTVGLSDFKGENNHLLKGATVEFPVGKLHTNNGNDDHSPTSSAITLQVNGGAQTILTANKDTGMGSWYDEFEDPTTVKLNVPGGQYADNYTANLNWTLTDTPA from the coding sequence ATGAAAAAACAATTTGCAGTTAGTATGGTAGGATTAACCCTTTTGGGAATGAGTATAGGTACGAAAAATGTTCAAGCAGAAAACACGACGGCAACTGTTGCGAATAGTAAATCAACCGTTACTTTGAAAGCACCAACTGAACCAAGTGGTCCTAATCCCCCTATTGTTGATCCGACTGATCCAACAGATCCAACTGGTCAAAAAGGCATATTAACCTTGGATGCTGTTTCAAGCTTTGACTTTGGAACGATTGCACTAGATGGAAAAGCCGTTCCTACTTCTTCTATTGTTAAGAAAAATGACAAAGATGTTCCTTATAAACAAGGACTTCAGGTAACAGATAAACGTGGTACTGGCGCAGGGTGGAAAGTTACTGTCGGCTTGTCTGACTTTAAGGGAGAAAATAACCATTTATTAAAAGGTGCAACTGTTGAATTCCCTGTAGGAAAGTTACATACAAATAATGGAAATGATGACCATTCACCTACCTCATCAGCGATTACTTTGCAGGTTAATGGTGGCGCTCAAACTATTTTAACGGCAAACAAAGATACTGGAATGGGCAGTTGGTACGATGAATTTGAAGACCCTACAACAGTAAAATTAAATGTACCAGGTGGGCAATATGCCGACAACTATACGGCTAATTTAAATTGGACGCTTACAGATACGCCTGCTTAA
- a CDS encoding ABC transporter ATP-binding protein gives MKGSVKKIVQVENVTKIYGRTKQEETKALNHLSFDIYEGEFVGIMGASGSGKTTLLNLLSTLDSPTSGTVQINGEDLTQLHGNKLANFRSKQIGFIFQDFNLLENLTAFENIAIPLSLQRKHHRYITEAIEKVAKILNIQDILKKFPSQLSGGQKQRVASARALVTKPSILLGDEPTGSLDSKSAYDLLNRMKTINQEFGVSILMVTHDPFSASFCTRILFIKDGKLYKEINKKTNRQKFYEELLNQLGKLEDEKN, from the coding sequence ATGAAAGGATCAGTAAAAAAAATAGTACAGGTAGAAAATGTGACAAAAATCTATGGAAGAACAAAACAAGAAGAAACAAAAGCACTTAATCATCTGTCTTTTGATATATATGAAGGTGAATTTGTAGGTATTATGGGAGCTTCAGGTTCAGGCAAAACAACCTTACTAAATCTTTTATCCACATTGGATTCTCCAACTTCAGGAACTGTTCAAATTAATGGTGAAGATCTAACTCAATTGCACGGCAATAAATTAGCTAATTTTCGTAGTAAACAAATCGGTTTTATTTTTCAAGACTTTAATTTACTAGAAAATTTAACCGCTTTTGAAAATATCGCAATTCCCCTTTCTCTACAAAGAAAGCACCATCGATACATAACTGAAGCGATTGAAAAAGTAGCAAAAATACTTAATATCCAGGACATTCTAAAAAAATTCCCATCTCAATTGTCCGGTGGACAAAAACAACGAGTAGCTTCTGCAAGAGCCTTGGTAACAAAACCTAGTATTCTATTAGGAGATGAACCAACTGGATCCCTAGATTCAAAAAGTGCGTATGATTTATTAAATAGAATGAAAACAATCAATCAAGAGTTCGGTGTGTCTATTCTCATGGTGACACATGATCCATTTTCAGCTAGTTTTTGTACACGAATTTTATTTATCAAAGATGGCAAATTATATAAAGAAATCAATAAGAAAACAAATAGACAAAAATTTTATGAAGAATTATTGAATCAACTTGGTAAATTGGAGGATGAAAAAAATTGA
- a CDS encoding DUF916 and DUF3324 domain-containing protein, with protein MKKLKIMMTGLFISMFFIGFNPRISQAADMNFSVHANLPENQQDKQVTYFDLLMKPEQKQTITITVKNSANKEETLLATVNNAQTNQNGVIDYTQHAKKKDPSLKIGIEDIVKNNKQEIHLAPNEQKEVAFQLDMPVKPIKGTILGGIHLAKKEQKQEQKNNNVMIKNQYSYVIGLMVREKTTNVAPRLQLRSVQPELMNYRQVVTAHLQNDQPTILRNLKVKATITKAGEKKSYKTAERSEMNMAPNSSFRFPIPLEETIKPGKYTLHLKAEAEQGKYTWTFSKKFTIKDKKVNQLNKEAIHEEKESFPVWGYLLIGFSLFLLIVIIYLVYRLKKKQHS; from the coding sequence ATGAAAAAATTAAAAATAATGATGACTGGTTTATTCATTAGTATGTTCTTTATTGGATTTAATCCAAGAATAAGCCAAGCAGCAGATATGAATTTTTCAGTTCATGCCAATCTACCAGAAAACCAACAAGATAAGCAGGTAACCTATTTTGATTTATTAATGAAACCAGAGCAAAAACAGACAATTACAATAACTGTTAAGAACTCAGCAAACAAAGAAGAAACCTTACTTGCAACAGTTAATAATGCTCAAACCAATCAAAATGGCGTAATTGATTATACACAACATGCGAAAAAGAAAGATCCCAGTTTAAAAATTGGCATCGAAGATATTGTAAAGAACAATAAACAAGAGATCCATCTTGCACCAAATGAACAAAAAGAAGTGGCCTTTCAACTTGATATGCCGGTGAAACCAATTAAGGGAACAATACTAGGTGGGATTCATTTAGCAAAAAAAGAGCAAAAACAAGAACAAAAAAATAACAATGTGATGATTAAAAATCAATATTCCTATGTTATCGGATTGATGGTAAGAGAAAAAACGACTAACGTAGCTCCGCGTCTTCAATTACGTTCGGTACAACCAGAATTAATGAATTATAGGCAAGTTGTAACTGCTCATTTACAAAACGATCAACCAACCATTTTACGTAATCTAAAGGTGAAAGCAACCATCACTAAAGCAGGCGAGAAAAAGTCCTATAAAACTGCAGAACGTTCAGAAATGAATATGGCACCAAACTCTTCCTTTCGATTTCCAATTCCTTTGGAGGAAACGATCAAACCAGGAAAATACACGTTACATTTAAAAGCAGAAGCGGAACAAGGAAAATATACCTGGACATTTTCCAAAAAATTTACCATAAAAGATAAAAAGGTCAATCAATTAAATAAAGAAGCCATTCATGAGGAAAAAGAATCGTTTCCTGTATGGGGCTATCTATTAATTGGATTCAGTTTATTCTTATTAATTGTCATTATTTATCTAGTTTACCGATTAAAGAAAAAACAACACTCTTAA
- a CDS encoding sensor histidine kinase — protein sequence MEIKSNYSLNRLFINFLFSLSIFLTMGILIPIALFLISLNLGYITPANQGEKDAQTLINKIASEQTFNKKDVSSLNRYLIVSKNFTIKDTNMPKNLQTKAIQFAKSNKQKNTHFTCITMGNQTIVLSFKIKAMYTNSFLNKYFISPEFILILSIINAILIVTILVRSLSKKIKEELLPIGLAVKKIENNDLDFQVGHSNIKELNQILESFEEMKNSLQQALEKKWQSEQKQRQQLTALIHDIKTPLTGAIGWSELLNETVLTTEQAAYIQKLQNNQASIEQLVNSLMELTLDSKKMEQSIQSYHLKNFAYALKTEITDLAMVKSISIQSIEKIDNPIVNFDYQLLHQAVFNILSNAVDFTPINGNIWLTITSNHTNFSIQIEDSGVGFTPEVLVHATDELYMGDSSRSGINHFGMGLATAKNNSKHLNGHLVLGRSKILNGASVKITIPTSL from the coding sequence ATGGAAATAAAAAGCAATTATTCACTAAATCGCTTATTCATAAACTTTCTTTTCTCATTAAGTATTTTTCTAACCATGGGAATACTGATTCCTATTGCTCTATTTCTTATTTCCTTAAATCTTGGTTATATTACTCCAGCAAACCAGGGAGAAAAAGACGCACAAACATTAATAAATAAAATAGCAAGTGAACAAACATTTAATAAAAAAGATGTTTCATCTTTAAATAGGTATCTTATAGTATCAAAAAACTTTACAATAAAAGATACCAACATGCCAAAAAATTTACAAACAAAAGCCATCCAGTTTGCGAAATCAAATAAACAAAAAAATACCCATTTTACATGTATAACTATGGGTAACCAGACAATCGTTTTATCGTTTAAAATTAAAGCGATGTATACAAATTCTTTTTTAAACAAGTATTTTATTTCACCAGAATTTATTCTAATATTAAGTATCATCAACGCTATTCTCATTGTAACTATATTGGTTAGAAGTCTTTCCAAAAAAATAAAGGAAGAACTTTTGCCCATTGGTCTTGCTGTTAAAAAAATCGAAAATAACGATTTAGATTTTCAAGTTGGCCATTCAAACATTAAAGAATTAAATCAAATTTTAGAAAGCTTTGAAGAAATGAAAAATTCTTTGCAGCAAGCTTTAGAAAAGAAATGGCAAAGTGAACAAAAACAACGTCAACAACTTACAGCACTTATTCATGATATCAAGACACCTTTAACTGGTGCAATAGGTTGGTCAGAACTTTTGAATGAAACAGTGCTTACAACGGAACAAGCAGCATACATCCAAAAATTACAGAACAATCAAGCTTCCATTGAGCAGTTAGTCAACTCATTAATGGAACTAACGCTTGATAGTAAAAAAATGGAACAAAGTATTCAATCTTATCACTTAAAAAATTTTGCTTATGCGTTGAAAACAGAGATAACCGATCTAGCAATGGTAAAAAGTATTTCTATTCAGTCGATTGAGAAGATTGACAATCCTATAGTAAACTTTGATTATCAACTCCTACACCAAGCTGTGTTTAATATTCTTTCTAATGCAGTTGACTTTACACCAATAAATGGAAACATCTGGTTAACGATTACTAGTAATCATACTAACTTTTCTATTCAAATTGAAGACAGTGGCGTGGGATTTACTCCTGAAGTTCTTGTACATGCAACGGATGAATTATATATGGGAGATTCTAGTCGCTCAGGAATCAATCATTTTGGTATGGGATTAGCTACTGCTAAAAATAATAGTAAACATCTAAATGGTCACTTAGTACTTGGTCGTTCAAAAATTTTGAATGGTGCTTCAGTAAAGATTACTATTCCTACCTCTTTATAA